A window from Purpureocillium takamizusanense chromosome 3, complete sequence encodes these proteins:
- a CDS encoding uncharacterized protein (TransMembrane:3 (o52-76i148-170o176-193i)~COG:I~EggNog:ENOG503NV8M), which yields MADGKHPGASGPDLAAGVNDRDVLQSSEKRVAHPSGKEGYGRLAQVLRGLAFAVYFTSCCLAIVVTQFIGAPLYFINREWFYAYMAMTKRSFALTTTAMTQIWGPTTVRISGDESVAGQIKSTGDGGVQFSFPERLVLIANHQIYTDWLYLWWIGYVNQPAMHGHLYIILKESLRYIPFIGTGMMFYGFIFMSRKMATDQPRLAYRLNKLKQKKTSPNGKTYLDPMWLLLFPEGTNLSGNGRRKSRQWAEKNGLKDPEHVMLPRSTGSFFCLNELRGTVDYVYDCTVAYEGIPRGKYGEEIFGLSSTYFQGRPPKSINLYWRRFRMSEIPLDDQKKFDLWLREQWYKKDELMEEYLKTSRFPPMAGAEAGFVETSVRTRHPWEILQVFTVVGLCGLIWNNVRRLFHAASKGLGF from the exons ATGGCCGACGGAAAGCATCCCGGCGCATCCGGGCCCGACCTTGCAGCGGGGGTGAACGATCGTGACGTGTTGCAGAGCAGCGAGAAGCGCGTTGCACATCCCTCGGGGAAAGAGGGCTACGGCCGCCTTGCTCAAGTCCTCCGCGGGCTTGCATTTGCCGTCTACTTTACCTCGTGTTGTTTGGC AATCGTTGTGACGCAGTTTATCGGCGCGCCGTTGTACTTCATCAACCGCGAGTGGTTCTATGCGTACATGGCCATGACCAAGCGCTCCTTtgcgctgacgacgacggccatgaccCAGATATGGGGCCCGACCACGGTTCGAATCAGTGGCGACGAATCTGTTGCCGGCCAAATCAAGTCAACCGGCGACGGAGGAGTACAGTTCTCGTTCCCCGAGCGCCTAGTTCTCATTGCCAACCATCAG ATCTATACTGACTGGCTGTATCTCTGGTGGATTGGCTATGTCAACCAACCGGCGATGCACGGGCATCTCTACATAATCTTGAAAGAATCGCTGCGATACATACCGTTCATCGGCACGGGCATGATGTTTTATGGGTTCATCTTCATGTcgaggaagatggcgacggaccagccgcggctggcgTACCGACTCAACAAGCtgaagcagaagaagaccAGCCCCAATGGAAAGACGTATCTGGATCCCatgtggctgctgctcttcccgGAGGGAACAAACCTCTCGGGCAACGGTCGGCGGAAATCCAGGCAGTGGGCTGAAAAGAACGGTCTGAAGGATCCCGAGCATGTGATGCTGCCGCGCAGCACCGGAAGCTTTTTTTGCCTCAACGAGCTCCGGGGCACCGTGGATTATGTGTACGACTGCACGGTGGCGTACGAAGGCATCCC CCGAGGCAAGTATGGCGAGGAGATTTTCGGACTCTCGAGCACATATTTTCAGGGCCGGCCACCAAAATCTATCAACCTTTACTGGCGAAGGTTTCGCATGTCTGAGATTCCGCTCGACGACCAGAAGAAATTCGACCTGTGGCTACGCGAGCAGTGGTACAAGAAGGACGAACTCATGGAAGAGTACTTGAAGACTTCGCGCTTTCCTCCCATGGCTGGGGCGGAAGCTGGCTTTGTCGAAACCTCGGTTCGGACTCGTCACCCCTGGGAGATCCTGCAGGTGTTTACTGTCGTGGGACTCTGCGGCCTCATTTGGAATAACGTTAGGAGGCTCTTTCATGCAGCTTCCAAGGGCCTCGGCTTCTAG
- the POS5 gene encoding NADH kinase (BUSCO:EOG0926384F~EggNog:ENOG503NTZV~COG:G), whose protein sequence is MPSHRRLWQPLILAARPRQASRCRVSAVSLLQPRPLSTTQSLGLAELRSAAELPDRTVPRYLQSTKPGSSLLSLRWPRPPRNLLLVQKLYAPDVSKSVLKFAKYIRGEYPDVNIIVEPRIADSIQDQLSFPVYVSDTRSNIADKVDVIATFGGDGTVLRAASLFKLHGSVPPILSFSMGTLGFLGEWSFSEHKKAWREMYMSGSGVAIHDAAVPRGDWDTVGEDAASSSLVGWDRMKGKSLGVSRASKVLLRHRIKADIFDRSGNNINNRVSNTLASHSKSGIAGTKEESPSLRAINEISVHRGSHPHLAIIDIYQNGHFLTETTADGILVSTPTGSTAYSLSAGGPIVHPLVKSLLITPISPCSLSFRSLVLPLDTRVCLRMSPKNRGRELDLNIDGKRCAGVSPGSEIRIEGEFVGRAGPGEEWHGGVPCVIRAEDDDPWVGGLNGLLKFNHPFGREPPIDEYTD, encoded by the coding sequence ATGCCtagccatcgccgcctttggCAGCCGCTAAtcctcgcggcgcggccacgacAGGCCTCACGATGCCGGGTCAGCGCCGTGTCGCTCCTGCAGCCGCGACCCCTTTCCACAACCCAATCCCTGGGGCTTGCGGAACTGCGCAGTGCTGCCGAACTTCCGGATCGGACCGTGCCGCGCTATCTGCAGAGCACGAAGCCGGGCTCTTCTCTCCTGTCCCTCAGgtggccacgcccgccccggaACCTGCTCTTGGTCCAGAAGCTGTACGCCCCGGACGTTTCCAAGTCGGTCCTCAAGTTTGCGAAATACATCCGCGGCGAGTACCCCGACGTCAACATAATTGTCGAGCCCCGGATCGCCGACTCGATCCAAGACCAGCTCAGCTTCCCCGTTTACGTGTCCGACACCCGATCCAACATTGCCGACAAGGTCGACGTGATCGCCACATTTGGCGGTGATGGAACCGTCTTGAGAGCCGCTAGCCTCTTCAAGCTGCATGGCTCTGTGCCCCCGATCCTGTCCTTTAGCATGGGCACCCTGGGCTTCCTCGGCGAGTGGAGCTTCAGTGAGCACAAGAAGGCCTGGAGAGAGATGTACATGAGTGGAAGCGGCGTGGCCATCCACGATGCAGCCGTGCCTCGCGGCGACTGGGACACTGTCGGTGAGGATGCTGCCTCGTCTTCTCTCGTCGGCTGGGATCGCATGAAGGGCAAGAGTCTGGGAGTCAGCAGAGCGTCCAAGGTCCTCCTTCGCCATCGCATCAAGGCCGACATATTTGACCGCTCGGGaaacaacatcaacaaccGGGTATCAAACACCCTCGCCAGTCATTCCAAGTccggcatcgccggcacCAAAGAGGAATCACCTTCGCTTCGCGCAATCAACGAAATCTCGGTCCACAGGGGCTCGCACCCTCATCTGGCGATTATCGACATCTATCAAAACGGCCACTTCCTGACGGAGACTACGGCGGACGGCATCTTGGTCAGCACGCCtacgggctcgacggcctaCAGCctcagcgccggcgggcccATCGTGCACCCGCTCGTCAAGTCGCTGCTCATCACCCCGATTAGCCCTTGCAGCCTGAGCTTTCGCTCGctcgtgctgccgctggatACAAGAGTGTGCCTGCGCATGAGCCCTAAAAATAGGGGCCGCGAGCTGGACCTAAACATTGACGGGAAGCGGTGCGCCGGCGTGTCGCCTGGATCCGAGATTCGCATCGAGGGCGAGTTTGTTGGGCGGGCTGGACCCGGGGAGGAATGGCACGGGGGCGTTCCGTGCGTCATCAGGGCTGAGGATGATGATCCTTGGGTTGGCGGCCTGAACGGCCTGCTCAAATTCAATCACCCGTTTGGCAGAGAGCCACCGATTGACGAGTATACCGACTGA
- a CDS encoding uncharacterized protein (COG:S~EggNog:ENOG503PDKN~SECRETED:SignalP(1-27~SECRETED:cutsite=AQA-IG~SECRETED:prob=0.3622)), with protein MHSPIAAAAALVLCAAGLAAGRPAAQAIGPCTTLSQSATKWDVVDLGLSASYDSNSGGDTSESSDDGANAASISFQLANAAVAYRANCSAQSTDVASDFFDGKQEYSCSVPADAKGLGDKATFTFSRRTGRLSIKQMWRCAKDLSGFKAEGGVALNLTCGDAPASRANPPPVRTQAPTAVKAPCHRNSTVSVPMESLGGFA; from the coding sequence ATGCACAGCCCCatcgcagccgcggcggccttggtcCTCTGCGCTGCCGGCCTggcagccggccggcccgcaGCCCAAGCCATCGGGCCATGCACCACGCTCTCGCAATCGGCAACAAAGTGGGACGTGGTCGATCTGGGCCTCAGCGCCTCCTACGACtccaacagcggcggcgacacctcAGAAAGCTCGGACGACGGGGCGAACGCGGCCTCCATCAGCTTCCAGCTGGCCAACGCCGCTGTCGCGTACCGGGCCAACTGCAGCGCGCAGTCCACCGATGTGGCGTCCGACTTCTTCGACGGCAAGCAAGAGTATAGCTGCAGCGTGCCCGCGGATGCcaagggcctcggcgacaaggcgACGTTTACCTTTTCGCGGCGGACGGGCCGGCTCAGCATCAAGCAGATGTGGAGATGCGCCAAGGACTTGTCGGGCTTCAaagccgagggcggcgtggcgctcAACCTCACCTGCGGCGACGCGCCAGCGAGCAGGGCCAATCCTCCGCCTGTAAGGACacaggcgccgacggcggtgaaGGCCCCTTGCCATAGGAACTCGACGGTATCCGTACCGATGGAGAGTCTAGGCGGGTTCGCTTGA
- the PLB1_1 gene encoding Lysophospholipase (COG:I~TransMembrane:1 (n7-18c25/26o646-669i)~EggNog:ENOG503NUWK~SECRETED:SignalP(1-25~SECRETED:cutsite=AAA-AT~SECRETED:prob=0.3125)): protein MAVAESLALLLAAATVLAPATVAAAATVKSGQHSADLAPPAVAVAPVLDARLDAAAASSLQVRAIDRSPKGYTPSPVNCPSQRPQIRNGSSLSPQEKAWLPKRRNDTIPHIRSLLKRIAIPGFDSDAYLKNVEKNATALPNVGLAVSGGGYRAMLNGAGAIAAWDSRSDGSQTAGNLGGLLQSATYLSGLSGGGWLVGSIYTNNFTSVQDAVNSPSIWMFDDSILKGPEKYSLLQYYRNILDAVDGKDQAGYDRSITDYWGRMLSYQLIDATDGGPGFTFSSIADDEGFSSGKTPLPFLIADGRAPGQKVISSNSTIFEFTPWELGSSDPTLDGFVPLRYVGSKFNNGTLPSSEKCIEGFDNAGFVMGTSSSLFNQIVLYLKDNASNNYVPADVPKFIIDALTTVLKALGDTSNDIADWTPNPFKGWNAANNPGAGSERLTLVDGGEDLQNVPYHPHLLRDREVDVVFSVDSSADTETSWPDGASAIATYERSLQKNISAGTGFPAVPGKDTFLNLGLNTKPVFFGCNSTNLTSPSPLIVYLPNYPYIYASNISTFQMAIKSGQRDAIIQNGWAVATQLNATRDADWPVCVGCAMLSRSFERTKTAVPDKCQQCFTRYCWDGSLNETKAAPYDPKYFSTPIEVKSAASAVLGSAAMPMFFAFIAGLAFVI, encoded by the exons ATGGCAGTCGCAGAATcactggcgctgctgctggcggcggcgactgtgCTGGCGCCCGCTaccgtcgccgcagccgccactGTCAAGTCCGGCCAACACTCTGCAG ACTTggcaccaccagcagtaGCGGTAGCACCAGTCCTCGACGCTCGGctggacgccgcggcggcatcatcccTCCAAGTCCGCGCCATCGACCGCTCCCCCAAAGGCtacacgccctcgcccgtcaACTGCCCGTCGCAGCGCCCGCAGATTCGGAATGgctcgtcgctctcgcccCAGGAGAAGGCATGGCTGCCCAAGCGCCGCAACGACACCATCCCACACATACGCTCTCTGCTCAAGCGCATCGCCATTCCCGGCTTCGATAGCGACGCCTACCTCAAGAACGTCGAGAAGAACGCCACGGCCCTGCCcaacgtcggcctcgccgtctccggcggcggctaccGCGCCATGctcaacggcgccggcgccataGCCGCCTGGGACAGCCGCTCCGATGGCAGCCAAACGGCTGGTAACCTCGGTGGCCTGCTGCAGAGCGCGACCTACCTGTCTGGGctctctggcggcggctggctcgtcggcaGCATATACACCAACAACTTCACCTCGGTCCAAGATGCCGTCAACTCGCCAAGCATATGGATGTTTGACGACTCCATCCTAAAAG GCCCCGAAAAGTACAGCCTCCTCCAATACTACCGAAACAttctcgacgccgtcgacggaaAAGACCAGGCGGGGTACGACCGATCCATCACCGACTACTGGGGCCGCATGCTGTCGTATCAGCTCATTGACGCCACCGATGGCGGGCCCGGCTTCACGTTCTcctccatcgccgacgacgagggcttcTCCTCAGGCAAGACGCCGCTACCCTTCCTCAttgccgacggccgcgctCCGGGCCAAAAGGTCATCTCGTCCAACTCGACCATCTTCGAGTTCACCCCCTGGGAACTCGGCTCCTCCGACCCCACgctcgacggcttcgtgCCCCTCCGGTACGTCGGCTCCAAGTTTAACAACGGCACGCTACCTAGCAGCGAGAAGTGCATTGAGGGCTTCGACAACGCCGGCTTCGTCATGGGCACATCGAGCTCCCTGTTCAATCAGATTGTCCTTTACCTCAAAGACAACGCCTCCAACAACTACGTCCCGGCCGACGTACCCAAATTCATCATCGATGCCCTCACCACCGTCCTCAAGGCCCTGGGCGACACCAGCAACGACATCGCCGACTGGACCCCGAACCCCTTCAAAGGATGGaacgccgccaacaaccCCGGCGCTGGGTCCGAGCGCCTTAcccttgtcgacggcggcgaggacctgcAAAACGTTCCCTACCACCCACACCTCCTCCGGGATCGCGAGGTCGATGTCGTCTTCTCGGTGGACTCGTCTGCTGACACCGAGACGAGCTGGCCTGATGGCGCATCCGCCATCGCTACCTATGAACGCTCTCTCCAGAAGAACATCTCCGCGGGTACCGGCTTCCCCGCCGTCCCCGGCAAGGACACCTTCCTCAACCTCGGTCTAAACACCaagcccgtcttcttcggctgCAACTCGACCAACCTGACGAGCCCTTCGCCCCTCATTGTTTACCTCCCCAATTACCCTTACATCTACGCCTCCAACATCTCCACCTTCCAGATGGCCATCAAGTCCGGCCAGCGCGACGCGATTATCCAAAATGGATGGGCGGTCGCCACCCAGCTCAACGCCACTCGCGATGCAGACTGGCCCGTCTGCGTCGGCTGTGCCATGCTATCCCGCAGCTTCGAGCGTACCAAAACGGCCGTGCCCGACAAGTGCCAGCAGTGCTTCACCCGCTATTGCTGGGATGGCAGCCTCAATGAGACAAAGGCCGCTCCATACGACCCGAAATACTTTAGCACGCCCATTGAGGTCAAGAGTGCTGCAAGTGCTGTGCTGGGGTCCGCGGCCATGCCGATGTTCTTTGCATTCATCGCCGGACTTGCATTCGTCATTTGA
- the PLB1_1 gene encoding Lysophospholipase (COG:I~EggNog:ENOG503NUWK~TransMembrane:1 (o493-516i)) has translation MLNGAGAIAAWDSRSDGSQTAGNLGGLLQSATYLSGLSGGGWLVGSIYTNNFTSVQDAVNSPSIWMFDDSILKGPEKYSLLQYYRNILDAVDGKDQAGYDRSITDYWGRMLSYQLIDATDGGPGFTFSSIADDEGFSSGKTPLPFLIADGRAPGQKVISSNSTIFEFTPWELGSSDPTLDGFVPLRYVGSKFNNGTLPSSEKCIEGFDNAGFVMGTSSSLFNQIVLYLKDNASNNYVPADVPKFIIDALTTVLKALGDTSNDIADWTPNPFKGWNAANNPGAGSERLTLVDGGEDLQNVPYHPHLLRDREVDVVFSVDSSADTETSWPDGASAIATYERSLQKNISAGTGFPAVPGKDTFLNLGLNTKPVFFGCNSTNLTSPSPLIVYLPNYPYIYASNISTFQMAIKSGQRDAIIQNGWAVATQLNATRDADWPVCVGCAMLSRSFERTKTAVPDKCQQCFTRYCWDGSLNETKAAPYDPKYFSTPIEVKSAASAVLGSAAMPMFFAFIAGLAFVI, from the exons ATGctcaacggcgccggcgccataGCCGCCTGGGACAGCCGCTCCGATGGCAGCCAAACGGCTGGTAACCTCGGTGGCCTGCTGCAGAGCGCGACCTACCTGTCTGGGctctctggcggcggctggctcgtcggcaGCATATACACCAACAACTTCACCTCGGTCCAAGATGCCGTCAACTCGCCAAGCATATGGATGTTTGACGACTCCATCCTAAAAG GCCCCGAAAAGTACAGCCTCCTCCAATACTACCGAAACAttctcgacgccgtcgacggaaAAGACCAGGCGGGGTACGACCGATCCATCACCGACTACTGGGGCCGCATGCTGTCGTATCAGCTCATTGACGCCACCGATGGCGGGCCCGGCTTCACGTTCTcctccatcgccgacgacgagggcttcTCCTCAGGCAAGACGCCGCTACCCTTCCTCAttgccgacggccgcgctCCGGGCCAAAAGGTCATCTCGTCCAACTCGACCATCTTCGAGTTCACCCCCTGGGAACTCGGCTCCTCCGACCCCACgctcgacggcttcgtgCCCCTCCGGTACGTCGGCTCCAAGTTTAACAACGGCACGCTACCTAGCAGCGAGAAGTGCATTGAGGGCTTCGACAACGCCGGCTTCGTCATGGGCACATCGAGCTCCCTGTTCAATCAGATTGTCCTTTACCTCAAAGACAACGCCTCCAACAACTACGTCCCGGCCGACGTACCCAAATTCATCATCGATGCCCTCACCACCGTCCTCAAGGCCCTGGGCGACACCAGCAACGACATCGCCGACTGGACCCCGAACCCCTTCAAAGGATGGaacgccgccaacaaccCCGGCGCTGGGTCCGAGCGCCTTAcccttgtcgacggcggcgaggacctgcAAAACGTTCCCTACCACCCACACCTCCTCCGGGATCGCGAGGTCGATGTCGTCTTCTCGGTGGACTCGTCTGCTGACACCGAGACGAGCTGGCCTGATGGCGCATCCGCCATCGCTACCTATGAACGCTCTCTCCAGAAGAACATCTCCGCGGGTACCGGCTTCCCCGCCGTCCCCGGCAAGGACACCTTCCTCAACCTCGGTCTAAACACCaagcccgtcttcttcggctgCAACTCGACCAACCTGACGAGCCCTTCGCCCCTCATTGTTTACCTCCCCAATTACCCTTACATCTACGCCTCCAACATCTCCACCTTCCAGATGGCCATCAAGTCCGGCCAGCGCGACGCGATTATCCAAAATGGATGGGCGGTCGCCACCCAGCTCAACGCCACTCGCGATGCAGACTGGCCCGTCTGCGTCGGCTGTGCCATGCTATCCCGCAGCTTCGAGCGTACCAAAACGGCCGTGCCCGACAAGTGCCAGCAGTGCTTCACCCGCTATTGCTGGGATGGCAGCCTCAATGAGACAAAGGCCGCTCCATACGACCCGAAATACTTTAGCACGCCCATTGAGGTCAAGAGTGCTGCAAGTGCTGTGCTGGGGTCCGCGGCCATGCCGATGTTCTTTGCATTCATCGCCGGACTTGCATTCGTCATTTGA
- a CDS encoding uncharacterized protein (EggNog:ENOG503PNWE~TransMembrane:4 (i7-30o50-79i220-242o262-287i)) has translation MRPKSQILGFIARFVGFFVYCMSLTVLLPHLAGRDMDLFPASPGKNATSIWVEALVTTGVVFLLAHGLIGECLCLLTAYPVGLLEHIRGNTCEPALPKYCRETAQALQRLRNGDGFDASKPTSESKRQLSRGGSHHQFNSIEFFFEIFSLELQLEFATQTMRVQTPSTIPYHVIYNLRNHFENLVDLGNIDECRAPIIRENIDILAQSGRECAVFAFTDVIPLESLCFVYMAGWLIALYVPVQHCNWFVQKPPLELELSSQPVPTLAMLAAMAALSTSCSMLTTILSQMWRLWDPFRKGTNTYGWTLGIATEIDDLLNEFDEYDAKELLRKHSYMDPSAYLDDMKYDGGSTQPGSHAQTV, from the exons ATGCGGCCCAAGAGCCAGATCCTCGGCTTCATCGCTCGGTTTGTTGGGTTCTTTGTGTACTGCATGTCTCTCACCGTTCTTCTCCCCCATTTGGCCGGGAGGGATATGGACCTCTTCCCTGCATCGCCCGGAAAGAATGCGACGTCCATTTGGGTGGAGGCTCTTGTTACAACGGGGGTCGTCTTCCTGCTGGCACACGGCCTCATCGG TGAATGTCTGTGCCTTCTGACGGCGTATCCTGTCGGGCTACTCGAACACATCCGCGGCAACACATGCGAGCCCGCACTTCCAAAATACTGCCGGGAAACAGCACAAGCACTGCAACGACTACGAAACGGCGATGGCTTTGACGCAAGCAAGCCGACGTCCGAAAGCAAGCGTCAGCTAAGCAGAGGTGGAAGCCACCATCAATTCAACTCCATCGAATTCTTCTTTGAAATCTTCTCGCTCGAACTCCAGCTCGAGTTCGCAACGCAGACCATGAGAGTACAAACACCCTCTACAATCCCATATCACGTTATTTACAATCTGCGGAACCACTTTGAGAACTTGGTCGACCTCGGAAACATCGACGAATGTCGGGCACCCATCATTC GGGAGAACATCGACATTCTCGCGCAGTCGGGGCGGGAATGCGCAGTATTTGCCTTCACCGACGTCATTCCGCTGGAGTCTCTCTGTTTTGTCTAcatggccggctggctcATTGCGTTATATGTTCCGGTCCAGCATTGCAATTGGTTTGTGCAAAAACCCCCATTGGAGCTGGAACTAAGCAGCCAGCCGGTCCCAACTTTAGCCATGCTtgcggccatggctgcgtTATCGACTTCATGCTCCATGTTGACTACAATCCTCTCACAGATGTGGAGGCTGTGGGATCCGTTTAGGAAAGGGACCAACACATATGGATGGACGTTGGGCATTGCAACGGAGATTGACGACTTGCTCAATGAGTTTGACGAGTACGACGCCAAGGAACTTCTTCGCAAGCATTCATACATGGACCCATCGGCTTACCTGGACGACATGAAGTACGACGGTGGATCTACACAGCCCGGCTCACATGCCCAAACAGTCTGA
- a CDS encoding uncharacterized protein (COG:S~EggNog:ENOG503NWJK): MASKTFNVGVVGYGMSAKVFHIPFITTTPQFKLHSIVQRSPKDGNSAPQDHPEAKHYTDVKQLLSDPDVDVVVVTTPPDNHFQLTKAVLEAGKHVLTEKPFVPTSAEADKLVAIAKENKRLICVYQNRRWDSDFLTVKHLIENDVLGRIVEFNTHFDRYRAAAPTNWKGELGIPSGGSAVFDLGTHLVDQVYTLFGMPRAVHGRLMSQRSGKADFFNPDGVAAELTYPNGMLVNVRISVLSAELVQPRFWVRGYKGSFHKVGLDPQEDQLKAGAKPTDAGFGKDSPDSMRLILVGEDEKMTQGKVPDLEPETYKVFYSAFGKAVASGKEEDVPVKPTEARDVLRILEAIMESAKTGRDVTFS, translated from the exons ATGGCTTCAAAGACCTtcaacgtcggcgtcgtgggctATGG CATGTCCGCCAAAGTCTTCCACATCCCCTTCATCACCACGACGCCTCAGTTCAAGCTGCACAGCATTGTCCAGCGCAGCCCCAAGGACGGCAACTCGGCGCCTCAGGACCACCCGGAGGCGAAGCACTACACCGATGTCAAGCAGCTCCTGTCGGACCCagatgtcgacgtcgtcgtcgtcacgacCCCGCCCGACAACCACTTCCAGCTCACAAAGGCCGttctcgaggccggcaagcaCGTTCTGACGGAGAAGCCCTTCGTGCccacgtcggccgaggccgacaagctcgtTGCCATTGCCAAGGAGAACAAGCGCCTCATCTGCGTCTACCAGAACCGGCGCTGGGACTCGGACTTTTTGACCGTCAAGCACCTCATTGAGAATGATGTcctcggccgcatcgtcgagtTCAACACGCATTTCGACCGttaccgcgccgccgcccccaccaACTGGAAGGGTGAGCTCGGCATTccctcgggcggcagcgccgtcttTGACCTGGGCACCCACCTCGTTGACCAGGTGTACACGCTGTTCGGCATGCCACGggccgtccacggccgcctcatGTCCCAGCGCTCCGGCAAGGCCGACTTCTTCAATCCCgatggcgtggcggccgagctgaCGTACCCCAACGGCATGCTTGTCAACGTCCGCATCAGCGTGCTCAGCGCCGAGCTGGTCCAGCCGCGCTTCTGGGTCCGCGGCTATAAGGGGAGCTTCCACaaggtcggcctcgacccgCAAGAGGACCAGCTTAAGGCTGGCGCCAAGCCCACTGATGCTGGCTTCGGGAAAGATAGCCCGGACAGCATGCGCCTCATTCtggtgggcgaggacgagaagatGACACAAGGCAAGGTGCCCGACCTGGAGCCCGAGACGTACAAGGTGTTTTACTCCGCCTTtggcaaggccgtcgccagcggcaagGAGGAAGACGTCCCCGTGAAGCCCACCGAGGCGAGGGACGTGCTTCGCATTCTCGAGGCCATTATGGAGAGCGCAAAGACCGGTCGGGACGTGACCTTCTCCTGA
- a CDS encoding uncharacterized protein (EggNog:ENOG503NVHW~COG:T) has protein sequence MSTHSQHTDEQIITVFRGSPPTNAYVWSPFVTKLEARLRFDGVPYKLGGGSPPSAPKGKIPYIEVHHGDAAKDSLGDSGLIIRALVDNGVLRDVNEALTPVQKTRDLAMRSMMEDRVYFYGVREKWHDNYTTMRSNVLGAVPWPLQRAVGWLAYRTVTSGLHGQGTGRLTGEEVLAFQEEVWEAVDALLVDSRQSAVGDGPFWVLGGSEPTEVDATMYGFIVGALVCDAAPVTAKIVKTYPTTVQYAERIHQRYFPDYQGW, from the exons ATGTCTACGCACAGCCAGCACACCGACGAGCAGATCATCACCGTCTTccgcggctcgccgcccacaaACGCCTACGTCTGGTCACCCTTCGTCaccaagctcgaggccagGCTTCGCTTCGACGGCGTCCCCTacaagctcggcggcggctcgccccCGTCCGCTCCCAAGGGCAAGATCCCGTACATCGAGGTTCACcatggcgacgcggcgaaGGACAGTCTCGGAGACTCGGGGCTCATCAtccgcgccctcgtcgacaacggcgTCCTGCGCGATGTCAACGAGGCGCTGACCCCCGTGCAGAAGACGCGCGACCTCGCCATGCGGTCCATGATGGAGGATAGGGTGTACTTTTACGGCGTGAGGGAGAAGTGGCACGACAATTACACGACGATGCGGTCCaatgtcctcggcgcggtTCCCTGGCCGTTACAGCGAGCGGTCGGGTGGCTGGCATATCGAACAGTAACGAGCGGACTGCACGGGCAGGGCACCGGACGCCTGACTGGCGAAGAGGTGCTCGCGTTCCAAGAGGAAGTCTGGGAGGCCGTCGATGCACTTCTCGTCGACTCGAGACAATcagccgtcggcgacggcccctTTTGGGTCCTAGGCGGATCAGAGCCTACCGAGGTCGACGCGACCATGTATGGCTTCATTGTGGGAGCGCTCGTCTGCGATGC AGCCCCTGTGACTGCAAAGATAGTAAAGACGTACCCGACGACTGTGCAATACGCGGAGCGAATTCATCAGCGATATTTCCCGGACTATCAGGGATGGTAG